The following coding sequences are from one Deinococcus arcticus window:
- the alr gene encoding alanine racemase: MRPASPPLLAARARALLGAGALRANLRALSARAGAPLLLPVKANAYGHGLSEVARVAAPHPALWGLAVATPQEAAALAALGLGRPVVLLTPPMPHEVGPLADLGVRLPVASLAEAEALPGHARAHLKVDTGMNRLGARPEDAVAVGRRLAQRGLLEGVYTHFATADEPDPSFAHEQLRRFQGVLSALPVTPEPLLVHAANGGAVLSFGALPGMGLARPGLAAYGFAPAHLRAAVPLTPVMTLQARVTHLHTARAGETVSYGGLWRAAQDTRVATVGLGYGDGYPRGATGQAQVLVAGERRPVLGRICMDQLMVDVSGLNVQVGDWVTLWGPQDITVTDVAAWGGTVEYEVLTGVGMRVEREVE, encoded by the coding sequence ATGCGCCCTGCCTCCCCGCCTCTCCTGGCCGCCCGCGCCCGCGCCCTGCTGGGCGCCGGGGCCCTGCGCGCCAACCTGCGCGCCCTCTCGGCCCGGGCCGGCGCGCCGCTGCTGCTGCCAGTCAAGGCCAATGCCTACGGGCACGGTCTGAGCGAGGTGGCCCGCGTGGCCGCCCCGCACCCGGCCCTCTGGGGGCTGGCGGTGGCCACCCCGCAGGAGGCCGCCGCCCTGGCCGCCCTGGGGCTGGGCCGCCCCGTGGTGCTGCTGACCCCGCCCATGCCCCATGAGGTGGGCCCCCTGGCTGACCTAGGCGTGCGCCTGCCCGTGGCCTCGCTGGCCGAGGCCGAGGCCCTACCCGGTCATGCCCGCGCGCACCTGAAGGTGGACACCGGTATGAACCGCCTGGGCGCGCGGCCCGAGGACGCCGTGGCCGTGGGCCGCCGCCTGGCCCAGCGGGGGCTGCTGGAGGGGGTGTACACCCACTTTGCCACTGCCGACGAACCCGACCCCAGTTTTGCCCACGAGCAACTGCGCCGCTTTCAGGGGGTGCTCTCGGCCCTGCCCGTCACCCCGGAACCGCTGCTGGTGCACGCCGCCAATGGGGGCGCGGTGCTGAGCTTCGGGGCGCTGCCCGGCATGGGACTGGCCCGCCCCGGACTGGCCGCCTACGGCTTTGCACCCGCCCACCTGCGCGCCGCCGTCCCCCTGACCCCGGTCATGACCCTGCAGGCCCGCGTCACGCACCTGCACACCGCGCGCGCCGGCGAAACGGTCAGCTACGGCGGCCTGTGGCGCGCGGCGCAGGACACCCGGGTGGCCACTGTGGGCCTGGGCTACGGCGACGGCTACCCCAGGGGCGCCACCGGGCAGGCCCAGGTGCTGGTGGCTGGCGAGCGCCGCCCGGTCCTGGGCCGCATCTGCATGGACCAGCTGATGGTGGACGTGAGCGGCCTGAACGTGCAGGTGGGCGACTGGGTGACCCTGTGGGGCCCCCAGGACATCACGGTGACCGATGTGGCCGCCTGGGGCGGCACTGTGGAATACGAGGTGCTGACGGGGGTGGGGATGCGGGTGGAGCGGGAAGTGGAATAG
- a CDS encoding TetR/AcrR family transcriptional regulator, producing the protein MSSTSARPARARSAEEKHQRRDDILRAAERLWTTTSYAELSMNQVAREAGLAKGTLYLYFDTKEELFLALLSEHLHRWISATADLFLERQPRTPEGVAAVLLHHAEHLTPLRRLLVLLGTVLERNVRPELALEFRRDLDQQLRRLVGHMPYAPDTAMRVLRHLYAMTIGWQQLSESLPGTDPVTAQLRAPQDTDLYGEFELALRAIVGQLAAGTLVAS; encoded by the coding sequence ATGTCAAGCACTTCTGCCCGCCCCGCCCGCGCCCGTAGCGCGGAAGAGAAACACCAACGCCGCGACGATATTCTCCGCGCGGCCGAGCGCCTGTGGACCACCACCAGCTACGCCGAACTGAGCATGAACCAGGTGGCGCGCGAGGCCGGCCTGGCCAAGGGCACCCTGTACCTGTACTTCGACACCAAGGAAGAACTGTTCCTGGCGCTGCTCAGTGAACACCTGCACCGCTGGATCAGTGCCACCGCCGACCTGTTTCTCGAGCGCCAGCCCCGCACCCCCGAGGGCGTGGCGGCCGTGCTGCTGCACCACGCCGAGCACCTGACGCCGCTGCGCCGCCTGCTGGTGCTGCTGGGCACGGTGCTGGAGCGCAACGTGCGCCCCGAACTGGCCCTGGAATTCCGCCGCGACCTGGACCAGCAACTGCGCCGGCTGGTGGGCCACATGCCCTATGCCCCGGATACGGCCATGCGCGTGCTGCGCCACCTGTACGCCATGACCATCGGCTGGCAGCAGCTCAGCGAGTCGCTGCCGGGGACCGATCCGGTGACGGCCCAGCTGCGCGCTCCGCAGGACACGGACCTGTACGGTGAATTTGAACTGGCCCTGCGCGCCATTGTGGGTCAGCTGGCGGCGGGCACCCTGGTCGCCAGCTGA
- the dxr gene encoding 1-deoxy-D-xylulose-5-phosphate reductoisomerase, whose protein sequence is MTQLGQNNRITVLGSTGSIGTQTLDIARERGWRVTALAAGKNLDLLAEQVREFGPAVISVDEAVYAQARERFAGRTVVADPSALAVLETDVVVNAMSGLIGLGPTRAALEAGQAVALATKEAMVTAAHLMWEAAAKGGGRVVPIDSEHTGVFQCLTGEHPDDVAEVILTASGGPFREGPADLGGVTPEQALRHPSWRMGPKVTIDSATLMNKGLEVMECASLYGLPLSQVGVVIHPQSLIHAAVRFRDGSLKAQFGPTDMRLPIAYAIDAAPTGMTRPGDVRGARRGREVGSHLGWHMRGEWSFSAPDLGRFPCLALAYRAGEAGGLNPVALNAADEVAVDAFLAGQIGFLDIPRLIERVLDETPAGTLTWAALADTDAWARTRARELCGVGVRA, encoded by the coding sequence ATGACGCAGCTGGGGCAGAACAACCGCATCACCGTGCTGGGCAGCACCGGCAGCATCGGCACGCAGACACTGGACATCGCGCGGGAACGGGGCTGGCGGGTCACGGCGCTGGCCGCCGGAAAGAATCTGGACCTGCTGGCCGAGCAGGTGCGCGAATTTGGCCCGGCGGTGATCAGCGTGGACGAGGCCGTGTATGCCCAGGCCCGCGAGCGCTTTGCCGGGCGGACGGTGGTGGCCGACCCGAGCGCGCTGGCCGTGCTGGAGACCGACGTGGTGGTGAACGCCATGAGCGGTCTGATTGGGCTGGGCCCCACCCGCGCCGCACTGGAAGCCGGGCAAGCGGTGGCCCTGGCGACCAAGGAAGCGATGGTCACGGCCGCCCATCTGATGTGGGAGGCTGCGGCGAAAGGCGGCGGGCGCGTGGTGCCCATTGATTCGGAGCACACCGGCGTCTTTCAGTGCCTGACGGGCGAGCACCCGGACGACGTGGCCGAGGTGATCCTGACCGCCTCCGGGGGCCCCTTCCGCGAGGGCCCGGCCGACCTGGGCGGCGTGACCCCCGAGCAGGCCCTGAGGCACCCGTCGTGGCGCATGGGCCCCAAGGTCACCATTGACAGCGCCACCCTGATGAACAAGGGCCTGGAGGTCATGGAGTGCGCCAGCCTGTACGGCCTGCCGCTGTCGCAGGTGGGCGTGGTCATTCACCCGCAGAGCCTGATTCACGCGGCGGTGCGTTTCCGGGACGGCAGCCTGAAGGCGCAGTTTGGCCCCACCGACATGCGCCTGCCCATCGCCTACGCCATTGACGCCGCCCCCACCGGCATGACCCGCCCCGGCGACGTGCGCGGCGCGCGGCGCGGGCGCGAGGTGGGCAGCCACCTGGGCTGGCACATGCGCGGCGAGTGGTCGTTTAGCGCGCCCGACCTGGGCCGGTTTCCCTGCCTGGCCCTGGCCTACCGCGCGGGCGAGGCCGGCGGCCTGAACCCCGTGGCCCTGAACGCCGCCGATGAAGTGGCGGTGGACGCCTTTCTGGCCGGGCAGATTGGCTTTCTGGACATTCCCCGCCTGATTGAGCGGGTGCTGGATGAAACCCCGGCGGGCACCCTGACCTGGGCCGCCCTGGCCGACACCGACGCGTGGGCGCGCACCCGGGCCCGGGAACTGTGTGGGGTCGGGGTGCGCGCGTGA
- a CDS encoding DMT family transporter, which translates to MSPARRAPLLILAAAVLWGLLGILGKQAQAGGLAPLEVAFWRAALAGALFAAHAGFTRARWPRGRDLLVTAAFGLVGVAVFYGAYQLAVQAGGASLASVLLYTAPAFVALLGWGVLRERLGAREGLAIAGTLAGIALISLGGGQGVTVSGPALAWGLIAGFTYSLYYLYGKAFFTRYDPAALLAVALPVGALALLPFVTFTAKTPPVWSSLGAIAVLSTYLAYLAYSAGLRHLSATRASVIASLEPVVAAALAAALFGERLAALALLGAALVIGAALLLSLSPDETHPRAE; encoded by the coding sequence GTGAGCCCCGCCCGGCGTGCGCCGCTGCTGATTCTGGCCGCAGCGGTGCTGTGGGGCCTGCTGGGCATTCTGGGCAAGCAGGCCCAGGCGGGGGGACTGGCGCCGCTGGAGGTGGCCTTCTGGCGCGCGGCGCTGGCGGGGGCCCTGTTTGCCGCACATGCCGGTTTCACGCGCGCCCGCTGGCCGCGTGGGCGCGACCTGCTGGTGACGGCGGCTTTTGGGCTGGTGGGCGTGGCGGTGTTCTACGGGGCCTACCAGCTGGCCGTGCAGGCCGGGGGCGCCAGCCTCGCCAGCGTGCTGCTGTACACCGCCCCGGCGTTCGTGGCCCTGCTGGGCTGGGGGGTGCTGCGTGAGCGCCTGGGTGCGCGCGAGGGGCTGGCCATTGCGGGCACCCTGGCCGGCATTGCCCTGATCAGCCTGGGCGGCGGCCAGGGCGTGACGGTCAGCGGCCCGGCCCTGGCCTGGGGGTTAATCGCCGGCTTCACCTACAGCCTGTACTACCTGTACGGCAAGGCATTTTTTACCCGCTACGACCCGGCGGCGCTGCTGGCGGTGGCCCTGCCGGTGGGGGCGCTGGCCCTGCTGCCTTTCGTAACTTTTACGGCCAAGACGCCGCCAGTGTGGAGCAGCCTGGGGGCCATTGCTGTACTGTCCACCTATCTGGCGTATCTGGCCTACAGCGCGGGCCTGCGGCACCTGAGCGCCACGCGCGCCAGCGTGATTGCCAGCCTGGAACCGGTGGTGGCCGCGGCCCTGGCTGCCGCGCTGTTTGGCGAGCGGCTGGCCGCCCTGGCCCTGCTGGGCGCGGCCCTGGTGATCGGCGCCGCCCTGCTCCTGAGTCTGAGCCCGGACGAAACCCATCCGCGGGCAGAGTAG
- a CDS encoding ABC transporter permease translates to MTAADLWRLAWRGLTRRRVRTLLTALGITVAVASMVIFLSLGEGIRKVFVSELGGIGPDIQVSLTPLSQGMSLHPNLPQSTVQDLQRLAPELGIQSVTPVIMAVRGSLDPTQSAVLYGLPAGGLGIGAVFPSAAVARGRTLQAGDNAAGAAVVGAKAAQNLRLDLGSRLNLNRRSSVKVVGVLAPESGLVDNFIFLPLDTLQRAEGAQDRVSLVAVKLQNPREARAVATQIAQKLDLEAATQSDFLSFIERALRISDAVRFGISLIALIVGGLAVANTVMMGVFERTREFATLRAIGARPAFVRALVLTESLLLSLVGGVFGVLLGLLGIAVVNVYTQGLAGIDAAALTPRLVALALGISFLLGLLSGLLPARSASRLNITEALGRV, encoded by the coding sequence ATGACGGCAGCTGACCTCTGGAGACTCGCGTGGCGGGGGCTGACCCGGCGCCGGGTGCGGACCCTGCTCACGGCGCTGGGCATCACGGTGGCGGTGGCCAGCATGGTGATTTTTCTGTCGCTGGGCGAGGGAATCCGCAAGGTGTTCGTCTCGGAACTGGGCGGCATCGGCCCGGATATTCAGGTCAGCCTCACCCCGCTCTCGCAGGGCATGTCGCTGCATCCCAACCTGCCCCAGAGCACCGTTCAGGACCTGCAGCGGCTGGCCCCGGAACTGGGGATTCAAAGCGTCACCCCGGTCATCATGGCGGTGCGCGGCAGCCTGGACCCCACCCAGAGCGCGGTGCTCTACGGCCTGCCCGCCGGGGGCCTGGGCATTGGCGCGGTGTTTCCCAGCGCCGCCGTGGCCCGGGGCCGCACCCTGCAGGCGGGCGACAACGCGGCCGGCGCGGCGGTGGTGGGCGCCAAGGCCGCGCAGAACCTGCGGCTGGACCTGGGCAGCCGCCTGAACCTCAACCGCCGCTCCAGCGTGAAGGTGGTGGGCGTGCTGGCCCCTGAATCGGGGCTGGTGGACAACTTCATCTTCCTGCCACTGGACACGCTGCAGCGGGCCGAGGGCGCCCAGGACCGCGTGTCGCTGGTGGCGGTCAAGCTGCAAAACCCCCGTGAGGCCCGGGCGGTGGCCACCCAGATTGCCCAGAAGCTGGACCTGGAAGCCGCCACCCAGTCCGACTTCCTGAGCTTCATTGAGCGGGCCCTGCGCATCAGCGACGCGGTGCGCTTTGGCATTTCCCTGATTGCCCTGATCGTGGGCGGGCTGGCGGTGGCGAACACCGTCATGATGGGCGTCTTCGAGCGCACCCGGGAATTTGCCACCCTGCGTGCCATCGGGGCCCGGCCGGCTTTCGTGCGCGCGCTGGTGCTGACCGAATCACTGCTGCTCTCGCTGGTCGGTGGGGTGTTTGGGGTGCTGCTGGGGCTGCTGGGCATCGCCGTGGTGAACGTGTACACGCAGGGGCTGGCGGGTATTGACGCGGCCGCCCTGACCCCGCGCCTCGTGGCGCTGGCGCTGGGCATCTCCTTTCTGCTGGGGCTGCTGTCGGGTCTGCTGCCCGCGCGCAGTGCCAGCCGCCTGAACATCACTGAAGCGCTGGGGCGGGTCTGA
- a CDS encoding ABC transporter ATP-binding protein — MTVHPSAHPLTLRVQDLARVYPSGDGQVQALAPLTHTFAPGLTAVVGPSGSGKSTLLNLLAGFDTPTTGQVTVGGTTLTTLSEAARADFRLAHYGFVFQNHNLVGILSAQENVEFPLALAGRPPRERRERARELLALVGLERRAGHLPGQLSGGEAQRVAIARALVGNPEVLLADEPTGNLDTRTGERVLELLRGAAQAGRTVVLITHDRDIAAQADHHLNVRDGVVTPG, encoded by the coding sequence ATGACGGTGCATCCCTCCGCCCACCCCCTGACCCTGCGCGTTCAGGACCTCGCACGCGTGTACCCCAGCGGCGACGGTCAGGTGCAGGCCCTGGCGCCCCTGACCCACACCTTTGCCCCCGGCCTGACAGCGGTGGTGGGGCCCTCGGGCAGCGGCAAAAGTACCCTCCTGAACCTGCTGGCGGGTTTTGACACGCCCACCACCGGGCAGGTGACGGTGGGGGGCACCACCCTGACCACCCTGTCCGAGGCGGCCCGGGCCGATTTCCGGCTGGCCCACTACGGCTTTGTGTTCCAGAACCACAACCTTGTGGGCATTCTGAGCGCGCAGGAAAATGTGGAGTTTCCGCTGGCCCTGGCCGGGCGCCCACCCCGGGAGCGGCGCGAGCGCGCCCGCGAACTGCTGGCCCTGGTGGGCCTGGAGCGCCGCGCTGGGCACCTGCCCGGGCAGCTCTCGGGCGGCGAGGCGCAGCGGGTGGCCATTGCCCGCGCCCTGGTCGGCAACCCGGAGGTCCTGCTGGCCGACGAGCCCACCGGCAACCTGGACACCCGTACCGGCGAGCGTGTGCTGGAGCTGCTGCGCGGCGCGGCGCAGGCTGGGCGCACCGTGGTGCTGATCACCCATGACCGCGATATCGCCGCCCAGGCCGACCACCACCTGAACGTGCGCGACGGCGTGGTGACCCCGGGGTAG
- a CDS encoding DUF4127 family protein: protein MRALLPLALLLSFPAAHAQTLLPLDSRPATRVLPALIAGLRGAPVQVPPAGLLGNATTGADPAALEAWLQAQPTTGPLIAALDALAYGGLVQSRTSPLSAEAALARLTPLRTWQGRTGQPVYAFITLPREPDATNRARNLAVVRAVMGWAREGRLKELHVTWDDALPGSPAPGEGAALAQEAPANVRVYPGADEVLSLLAARALAPEAATVRLEYSDPAAAQAVMKYEGIPLTQSALNHAQGAGFTVVEGGRADLTLYVYSGGDPRRAALRVSALLRQGPVAVADVAQVNLGNTRFWGDLRTLRQHANLRALAAWGTPGNNLGSALAHAKLSLRGADPLRQDALLAREFANDVIYSAQVRARLRALIPEAQLSTPEGQAALKQAAEGFFPLRMGNTYTLDDAELPWGRSFEWDFTLEQQEDRK from the coding sequence ATGCGCGCGTTGTTGCCCCTGGCCCTGCTGCTGTCCTTTCCGGCGGCCCACGCCCAGACCCTGCTGCCGCTGGATTCCCGCCCCGCCACCCGGGTGCTGCCGGCCCTGATCGCCGGCCTGCGCGGGGCCCCGGTGCAGGTGCCGCCCGCCGGGCTGCTGGGCAATGCCACCACGGGGGCCGACCCGGCGGCCCTGGAGGCGTGGCTGCAGGCCCAGCCAACAACGGGCCCGCTGATTGCTGCGCTGGACGCGCTGGCCTACGGCGGCCTGGTGCAGTCGCGCACCAGCCCGCTGAGCGCCGAAGCGGCCCTGGCGCGGCTGACCCCCCTGCGCACCTGGCAGGGGCGCACCGGGCAGCCGGTGTACGCCTTTATCACCCTGCCGCGCGAGCCGGACGCGACCAACCGCGCGCGTAATCTGGCCGTGGTGCGCGCGGTGATGGGCTGGGCGCGCGAGGGCCGCCTGAAAGAACTGCACGTGACCTGGGACGACGCCCTGCCCGGCAGCCCGGCCCCAGGTGAGGGCGCTGCGCTGGCCCAGGAGGCCCCAGCCAACGTGCGCGTCTACCCCGGCGCCGACGAGGTGTTGAGCCTGCTGGCCGCCCGCGCCCTGGCCCCGGAAGCGGCCACCGTGCGCCTGGAGTACAGCGACCCCGCAGCCGCTCAGGCGGTCATGAAGTACGAGGGCATTCCCCTGACCCAGAGCGCGCTGAACCACGCGCAGGGCGCCGGGTTCACGGTGGTGGAAGGCGGCCGGGCCGACCTGACCCTGTACGTGTATAGCGGCGGCGACCCGCGCCGGGCGGCCCTGCGGGTGAGCGCCCTGCTGCGTCAGGGTCCTGTGGCGGTGGCCGACGTGGCGCAGGTGAACCTGGGCAACACCCGCTTCTGGGGCGACCTGCGCACCCTGCGCCAGCACGCCAACCTGCGCGCCCTGGCGGCCTGGGGCACCCCGGGCAACAACCTGGGTTCGGCGCTGGCCCACGCCAAACTCAGCCTGCGCGGCGCCGATCCTCTTCGCCAGGACGCCCTGCTGGCGCGCGAATTTGCCAACGACGTGATCTATTCTGCCCAGGTGCGCGCCCGCCTGCGCGCCCTGATTCCTGAAGCGCAGCTCAGTACCCCTGAAGGGCAGGCCGCGCTGAAGCAGGCGGCCGAGGGTTTTTTCCCGCTTCGCATGGGCAACACCTACACCCTGGACGACGCCGAATTGCCCTGGGGCCGCTCCTTTGAATGGGATTTCACGCTGGAACAGCAGGAAGACAGGAAGTAG
- a CDS encoding glucodextranase DOMON-like domain-containing protein → MLALLAPTTTLSDPAGDARGDGGYVLPTRPALSPDMLDLRAFSAQPQGEGMRFTVSFTALGNPWNLPSGYSAGVTDIFVKGPLGGQQVLADTGLRVRGQGGWAYHLRVTGNGATLVRADSQGALTRLPAPGVQVSGTSLVIDAAVPPGTHGYWVTNSVFTPLSASGVLRPVTQSGPTLLQAGRAQAPTPVDVLAPAGDAQVYSALTLAPVGETRDWVSLTLIGLGVGGLLLTVLATVTVWRRLAGRP, encoded by the coding sequence GTGCTGGCCCTGCTCGCCCCGACCACCACCCTGTCTGACCCCGCCGGCGACGCACGCGGGGACGGCGGGTACGTGCTGCCCACCCGCCCTGCCCTGAGCCCGGACATGCTGGACCTGCGCGCCTTTTCTGCCCAGCCGCAGGGGGAGGGCATGCGCTTTACCGTCAGTTTCACGGCGCTGGGCAATCCCTGGAACCTGCCTTCGGGCTACAGCGCAGGGGTGACCGATATTTTTGTGAAAGGCCCCCTGGGCGGGCAACAGGTGCTGGCCGACACGGGTCTGCGGGTGCGCGGGCAGGGCGGCTGGGCCTACCACCTGCGGGTGACCGGCAACGGCGCCACCCTGGTGCGGGCCGACAGCCAGGGCGCCCTGACCCGCCTGCCGGCCCCCGGGGTGCAGGTGTCCGGCACCAGTCTGGTGATCGACGCGGCGGTGCCCCCCGGCACCCACGGCTACTGGGTCACCAACAGCGTCTTTACGCCGCTTTCGGCCAGTGGCGTGCTGCGCCCGGTCACCCAGAGCGGCCCCACGCTGCTGCAGGCGGGACGCGCGCAGGCCCCCACCCCGGTGGACGTGCTGGCCCCGGCCGGCGACGCGCAGGTGTACAGCGCCCTGACCCTGGCCCCGGTGGGTGAAACTCGCGACTGGGTGAGCCTGACCCTGATTGGCCTGGGGGTAGGGGGCCTGCTGCTGACGGTGCTGGCCACCGTGACCGTCTGGCGGCGGTTGGCCGGGCGGCCGTGA
- the proB gene encoding glutamate 5-kinase has translation MRVVLKLGTSVLTAGTDRLHRPRLVDLMRGLAAVRAAGHEAVLVTSGAVLAGWEALNFPPRSRTLAEKQLLAAVGQGRLMHLYAQLADLYGLPVAQVLLTADDFRNRTRYLNARTTLTGCLSRGVLPIINENDAVALEQLKVGDNDTLSAFVANLVEADLLVILTDAPGLYTADPRLDPHATLIPVVERVTPEVWALAGGAGSHRGTGGMHTKIQAAEVATRAGTPVVIAPGDAPDALRRIVAGEALGTRFQAHGSRLEARGRWILAEVATGSLRLDAGAAQAVQERGASLLPAGITAVEGRFERGHTVRLLGPDGTELGRGLARYASGDLGRLLGRHSREIEAALGYTHGPEAVHRDDLVRL, from the coding sequence GTGCGCGTTGTCCTGAAACTGGGTACGAGTGTGCTGACCGCCGGCACCGACCGCCTGCACCGCCCCCGGCTGGTGGACCTGATGCGGGGGCTGGCCGCCGTGCGCGCCGCCGGGCATGAGGCGGTGCTGGTGACCAGCGGCGCGGTGCTGGCCGGCTGGGAAGCGCTGAACTTTCCTCCCAGAAGCCGCACCCTGGCCGAAAAGCAGCTGCTGGCGGCCGTGGGCCAGGGCCGCCTGATGCACCTGTACGCGCAGCTGGCCGACCTGTACGGCCTGCCGGTGGCGCAGGTACTGCTGACCGCCGACGATTTCCGCAACCGCACCCGGTACCTCAACGCCCGCACCACGCTGACCGGCTGCCTGTCGCGCGGGGTGCTGCCCATCATCAACGAGAACGACGCCGTGGCCCTGGAGCAGCTGAAAGTGGGCGACAACGACACCCTGTCGGCCTTTGTGGCCAACCTCGTGGAGGCCGACCTGCTGGTGATCCTGACCGACGCCCCGGGCCTGTACACTGCCGACCCGCGCCTGGACCCCCACGCCACCCTGATCCCGGTGGTGGAACGGGTGACCCCGGAAGTCTGGGCGCTGGCGGGGGGCGCGGGTTCGCACCGGGGCACGGGCGGCATGCACACCAAGATTCAGGCGGCCGAGGTGGCCACCCGGGCCGGCACCCCCGTGGTGATTGCCCCCGGCGACGCCCCGGACGCCCTGCGCCGCATCGTGGCGGGCGAGGCGCTGGGCACCCGGTTTCAGGCGCACGGTTCCCGGCTGGAGGCCCGGGGACGCTGGATTCTGGCCGAGGTGGCCACCGGCAGCCTGCGGCTGGACGCGGGCGCCGCGCAGGCGGTGCAGGAGCGGGGTGCGAGCCTGCTGCCCGCCGGCATCACGGCGGTGGAGGGCCGCTTTGAGCGCGGCCACACGGTGCGCCTGCTGGGCCCCGACGGCACCGAGCTGGGGCGGGGGCTGGCCCGCTACGCCTCGGGGGACCTGGGCCGGCTGCTGGGCCGCCACTCGCGCGAGATTGAGGCCGCGCTGGGATACACCCACGGCCCCGAAGCGGTGCACCGCGACGATCTGGTGCGCCTGTAG
- a CDS encoding M50 family metallopeptidase, with protein MNVLEGIAAALTPLGLLWTLLIIGVATFIHELAHYALARRQGVAVQSFSIGMGPVLLRRAWRGTEWRLSLLPIGGYVEIDGMAPEDDGQGGYRQPTRGFAALPAWGKVAILLAGPLVNLLLAVALMTLNFSAQGVPETARQDRAYISGIVSGSRAQQLGLRAGDVITAVDGQPLPQTFTQDGQTLPGWQRVQRALATDGRRTLTVEQAGVARQITFDWEARVGGTQQRLGIQYGPLIEYRRLSVPAAFSNSLRVTAEALPQVLRSFAGLFQRFFTLDLSRDENVSGPIGTAEIVSRAAALSPWALVQVAILLNLSLAFFNLLPIPGLDGGRIVLVLVGALRGRPLSFGQEQAITFAGFALVMALMVFVVVRDVTRFF; from the coding sequence GTGAACGTGCTGGAAGGCATTGCCGCCGCCCTGACCCCGCTGGGGCTGCTGTGGACGCTGCTGATCATTGGCGTGGCCACCTTCATTCACGAACTGGCGCACTACGCGCTGGCGCGGCGCCAGGGCGTGGCGGTGCAGTCTTTCAGCATTGGCATGGGGCCGGTGCTGCTGCGCCGGGCCTGGCGCGGGACCGAATGGCGCCTGAGCCTGCTGCCCATCGGCGGCTACGTGGAAATTGACGGCATGGCCCCGGAAGACGACGGCCAGGGCGGCTACCGGCAGCCCACCCGGGGCTTTGCCGCGCTGCCCGCGTGGGGCAAGGTGGCCATTTTGCTGGCTGGACCGCTGGTGAACCTGCTGCTGGCCGTGGCGCTGATGACCCTCAACTTCAGCGCCCAGGGGGTGCCCGAAACCGCGCGCCAGGACCGGGCATACATCTCGGGCATCGTCTCGGGTTCGCGCGCCCAGCAACTGGGCTTACGGGCCGGTGACGTCATCACAGCTGTCGACGGGCAGCCGCTCCCGCAGACGTTCACCCAGGACGGCCAGACCCTTCCTGGCTGGCAACGCGTGCAGCGCGCCCTGGCAACCGACGGTCGGCGGACATTGACGGTAGAGCAGGCGGGCGTGGCACGCCAAATCACCTTCGATTGGGAGGCCCGCGTTGGCGGTACCCAGCAGAGGCTGGGGATTCAGTATGGCCCCCTCATCGAATACCGCCGCCTAAGCGTGCCCGCAGCATTCAGCAACTCGCTGCGCGTTACTGCCGAGGCGCTGCCGCAGGTGCTGCGCTCCTTTGCGGGCCTGTTCCAGCGCTTCTTTACGCTGGACCTCTCGCGCGATGAGAACGTGAGCGGGCCCATTGGCACCGCTGAGATTGTCAGCCGGGCGGCGGCCCTGAGCCCCTGGGCCCTGGTGCAGGTGGCCATTTTGCTGAACCTCTCGCTGGCATTTTTCAACCTGCTGCCCATTCCAGGCCTGGACGGCGGGCGCATTGTCCTGGTGCTGGTGGGCGCCCTGCGCGGCCGACCCCTGAGCTTTGGGCAGGAGCAGGCCATCACCTTTGCCGGCTTTGCCCTGGTGATGGCCCTGATGGTGTTTGTGGTGGTGCGGGACGTAACGCGGTTTTTTTAG